In Astatotilapia calliptera chromosome 16, fAstCal1.2, whole genome shotgun sequence, one genomic interval encodes:
- the LOC113007404 gene encoding uncharacterized protein LOC113007404 encodes MSDTNETEIEAPSAEQAARQVDETSLEQTVQIEQRRSERSRMLTEKGKEFHNQRLQGLQRRFDSIYDRWKALIKVAKKSVLKGDPPDILEGHMNVVQREAAELNDIYDEYRAMDGPPHDMHSKLDKCTSVTTVVLQKIKCHIKGETQEEIVWPDAGSIFTSSSSVSVSVHSPFKANTVLSNGSSSKRQEAAAEYEATKAVLQIMTEQEKYRERMQMLEEEDKRISAEQAAAAMSQRLLEEREETERKLQREREKAAVIKRQQEESAARRKSVEDLRREIERLENLKGLKAAQAKLQVYEEDYISVKQERVTLNPANLQVTESKNTANQPLQPRRELNVTYESTGELVKVLAEAMSANRLPIPEPSVFSGDPLKFKHWKASFQTLIERKNIPTAEKIFFLQKYVGGCVKEALDGYFLIGSEDSYEAAWNMLNERYGEPFVIAKAFRDKLHTWPKVTGKDSAELRKFVDFLQSCQSAMTNNENLNILNDGIENQRLAAKLPDWLSNRWNRKATEYQLEHKRFPRFSYFVTFLSMEASIACNPITSYQAIRQSDFDQPKTKPQPTPIPKRQDTVKIFTTNSTERSMVSCVFCKRAGHGLHKCRKFTEKPVAERVKFIQGEKLCFGCLNSGHLSKNCSNKMTCNTCSKRHPTCLHEERQRQETKKEPPKEQQVSELKETQHQVTQSQDIVNETTSNRVTHESKNTQTSAIVPVYVSTQNEPSKEVLIYALLDTQSDSSFILNEVANNLDTTKTQVKLNLSTMSSKKTTVPCTKLEALQIRGLFSKKKLTVPVVYTRDFIPANPSHIPTPDTARAWSHLEHLTEHIAPPLDCDIGLLLGYNCTQALMPREVVCGEENQPYAQRTDLGWSIISYCDSCDTGNDVIGVSHRIIVKQVIPETESPTKLKNKVHYICKTQVKEVTFPDVIKALESDFTERAVEETSISQEDVRFITKLQEGIKQKLDGHYEMPLPFKGDRPDLPNNMPSAMQRLSSLERRFKRDQRYYTDYANFMANMIACGDAEKVPEKELCNTPVWYIPHHGVYHPQKPGKIRVVFDCSAQYQDTSLNMHLLTGPDLTNTLVGVLCRFRKGSVAVMCDVERMFHQFHVTPQDQDYLRFLWWEHGDLSVPPSVFRMKVHLFGAASSPGCANFGLKHLATQGEGKFTPNTVRFIQRNFYVDDGLVSVMSESEAIKLVQEARELCSTGKLRLHKFISNSENVIKSLPREECAESIKDLDLALGEPLMERALGVQWCVSADEFQFRITVKEHPMTRRGILRTIASVYDPLGFVAPFILRGKQILQQLCQEKVGWDEPLSNDLSTQWESWLLDLQTLSKVKVQRHVLPANTDIAQCELHHFSDASVTGYGECSYLRTVTSKGDVHCALVLGKARVAPTKVTTVPRLELTAAVVAARTSAMLRNELEISDLEEHFWTDSKVVLGYVNNDAKRFHVFVANRIQRIRSLTDPRQWHHVPSESNPADHASRGLSVQQLLNSNWFKGPEFLWQSELPVENGKFTELKPNDPELKTVHVFNTKVEERRTILDRLTKFSDWRRAVKAIARLQKFVKDFKGLTQTKGENTSVEDRQRAELFIIKLAQENTFSKEIKDLTRGKGLSNQCTLIGQYTKLCYC; translated from the coding sequence atgtcagacACAAATGAGACAGAAATTGAAGCTCCCAGTGCAGAACAAGCTGCAAGGCAAGTGGATGAAACCTCTTTAGAGCAAACAGTGCAAATAGAGCAACGTAGAAGTGAAAGGTCTCGCATGctcacagaaaaaggaaaagaattccATAATCAAAGGTTACAAGGGTTGCAACGTCGCTTTGACAGTATTTATGACAGATGGAAAGCATTAATCAAAGTggcaaaaaaatctgttttaaaagGAGATCCACCTGACATTCTTGAAGGTCACATGAACGTTGTACAAAGAGAAGCAGCCGAGCTTAATGATATTTATGATGAATACAGAGCAATGGATGGACCACCTCATGATATGCATTCCAAGCTAGACAAATGCACATCAGTGACTACAGTAGTTTTGCAAAAGATCAAATGTCACATTAAAGGAGAAACTCAAGAGGAGATTGTATGGCCTGATGCAGGCTCTATATTTACATCCTCTAGCTCTGTTAGTGTCTCAGTTCATAGTCCATTTAAAGCCAATACAGTTCTTTCTAATGGTTCCTCCTCCAAAAGACAAGAAGCTGCAGCAGAGTATGAAGCCACAAAGGCTGTGCTTCAGATAATGACAGAACAAGAGAAGTACAGAGAAAGAATGCAAATGcttgaagaagaagacaaacgCATATCCGCAGAGCAAGCAGCTGCTGCAATGTCACAACGTCTCCTAGAGGAAAGGGAGGAAACTGAGCGCAAGTTAcaaagagaaagggagaaagcGGCCGTGATAAAGAGACAACAAGAGGAAAGTGCTGCAAGGAGGAAGTCAGTTGAGGACTTAAGAAGAGAAATTGAAAGATTGGAAAATCTGAAAGGACTCAAGGCAGCACAGGCAAAACTACAAGTTTATGAGGAAGACTACATTTCAGTAAAGCAAGAAAGAGTCACTCTAAACCCTGCAAACTTACAGGTAACAGAGTCCAAGAATACTGCTAATCAACCCTTACAACCACGAAGAGAGTTAAATGTCACTTATGAGAGCACAGGTGAGCTTGTAAAGGTTTTGGCAGAAGCTATGTCAGCTAATAGACTGCCTATTCCAGAGCCCTCGGTATTTAGTGGGGATCCACTTAAGTTTAAGCATTGGAAGGCGTCCTTTCAGACTCTAATAGAGAGAAAGAACATTCCCACTGCCGAAAAGATATTTTTTCTACAGAAGTATGTTGGTGGCTGTGTTAAGGAAGCCTTAGATGGCTATTTTCTGATTGGCTCTGAAGACTCATATGAGGCAGCATGGAATATGCTCAATGAACGTTATGGAGAGCCTTTTGTCATTGCTAAGGCCTTTAGAGACAAGTTACACACCTGGCCAAAGGTCACAGGAAAGGATAGTGCAGAGCTAAGAAAGTTTGTGGACTTTTTACAAAGCTGCCAATCTGCAATGACTAATAATGAGAATCTGAACATTCTCAATGATGGCATTGAGAATCAAAGACTTGCTGCTAAACTACCAGATTGGTTAAGTAACAGGTGGAACCGAAAGGCTACAGAGTACCAGCTGGAGCACAAAAGATTCCCACGTTTCAGTTACTTTGTAACATTCCTGTCAATGGAGGCAAGTATCGCATGTAATCCCATTACATCATACCAAGCCATAAGACAAAGTGACTTTGACCAACCAAAGACAAAACCTCAACCTACACCCATTCCTAAGAGACAAGATACAGTGAAAATCTTCACAACTAACTCTACTGAAAGAAGCATGGTCTCTTGTGTGTTTTGTAAAAGAGCAGGACACGGCTTACACAAGTGTCGTAAGTTCACTGAGAAACCTGTCGCTGAGAGAGTCAAATTTATTCAAGGCGAAAAATTATGTTTTGGCTGTTTAAATAGTGGCCATCTCTCCAAGAACTGCAGCAACAAGATGACATGCAACACATGCTCAAAACGGCATCCTACATGCCTGCAtgaagaaagacaaagacaagagacaaagaaagaacCACCTAAAGAGCAACAAGTAAGTGAACTGAAGGAAACCCAGCATCAGGTAACACAGTCACAAGACATAGTCAATGAGACCACATCTAATAGAGTGACTCatgaaagtaaaaacacacagacatctgCAATAGTCCCAGTCTACGTATCCACACAAAATGAGCCAAGTAAAGAAGTACTGATCTACGCTCTGCTGGACACACAGAGTGATTCTTCATTTATTCTTAATGAAGTAGCAAATAACTTGGACACAACCAAAACTCAAGTTAAGCTCAATCTATCTACAATGTCATCCAAGAAAACCACTGTACCATGCACAAAACTTGAAGCTCTGCAAATAAGAGGACTGTTTTCCAAGAAGAAACTCACTGTACCAGTTGTTTACACACGAGACTTTATACCCGCTAATCCTAGTCATATTCCTACTCCAGACACTGCAAGGGCATGGTCACATTTGGAGCATCTCACTGAACATATTGCACCCCCTTTGGACTGTGATATAGGACTCCTTTTAGGGTACAACTGCACACAAGCCTTAATGCCCAGAGAGGTCGTATGTGGTGAAGAAAACCAGCCATACGCTCAGAGAACAGATTTGGGTTGGAGCATCATCAGCTACTGTGATTCATGTGATACAGGTAATGATGTAATTGGAGTAAGTCACCGCATCATTGTAAAACAAGTTATACCAGAGACTGAGTCACCCACAAAACTAAAGAATAAGGTTCATTACATCTGCAAGACACAAGTAAAGGAAGTAACATTTCCAGATGTAATCAAAGCACTTGAATCAGACTTTACAGAGAGAGCAGTGGAAGAGACAAGCATTTCGCAAGAAGATGTCCGCTTTATTACAAAGCTACAAGAAGGAATAAAGCAAAAGCTAGATGGACACTATGAAATGCCACTGCCTTTCAAGGGTGACAGGCCAGATCTTCCCAATAACATGCCAAGTGCAATGCAACGTTTAAGTAGTCTCGAACGCAGATTCAAAAGGGACCAAAGGTACTACACAGACTATGCAAATTTTATGGCGAACATGATAGCATGTGGTGACGCAGAGAAAGTGCCGGAGAAAGAACTCTGTAATACACCTGTTTGGTATATCCCCCACCATGGGGTATATCACCCTCAGAAGCCCGGCAAGATACGTGTAGTCTTTGACTGCTCTGCACAATATCAAGACACTTCGCTGAACATGCACCTGCTTACAGGGCCTGACCTCACAAACACTTTGGTGGGAGTGCTCTGTAGGTTCAGGAAGGGCTCCGTTGCTGTAATGTGTGACGTGGAACGCATGTTTCACCAGTTTCATGTAACACCTCAAGACCAGGACTACTTACGCTTCCTGTGGTGGGAGCATGGTGACCTAAGCGTTCCACCCTCAGTCTTTCGAATGAAGGTTCATCTCTTTGGCGCTGCTTCTTCTCCTGGCTGTGCCAACTTTGGGTTAAAACATCTAGCCACGCAAGGTGAGGGAAAGTTCACTCCAAACACTGTAAGGTTCATTCAAAGGAACTTTTATGTAGATGATGGACTTGTTAGTGTTATGTCAGAGTCAGAAGCCATAAAACTAGTCCAAGAGGCAAGAGAACTGTGTAGCACAGGTAAACTAAGATTACACAAGTTCATATCAAACAGTGAAAATGTGATAAAGTCATTGCCGAGAGAAGAGTGTGCAGAAAGTATTAAGGATTTAGATTTGGCACTTGGAGAGCCATTAATGGAAAGGGCTCTTGGTGTTCAGTGGTGCGTTTCTGCTGATGAATTTCAGTTCAGAATAACTGTAAAAGAGCACCCAATGACAAGAAGAGGAATTCTGCGCACAATAGCATCAGTGTATGACCCACTGGGATTTGTGGCACCGTTCATCCTAAGAGGAAAGCAAATCCTGCAACAGTTATGTCAAGAGAAAGTTGGATGGGACGAGCCACTCTCAAATGATCTCAGCACACAGTGGGAATCCTGGCTCCTAGATCTTCAAACCCTGTCAAAGGTGAAAGTTCAAAGACATGTCTTACCTGCAAACACAGACATTGCACAGTGTGAATTACACCATTTTTCAGACGCTAGTGTGACAGGCTACGGAGAGTGTAGTTATTTAAGAACAGTAACATCAAAAGGTGATGTTCATTGTGCCCTAGTCCTGGGAAAGGCACGTGTAGCCCCAACCAAGGTCACTACTGTCCCTAGACTTGAATTAACGGCTGCAGTAGTTGCCGCAAGAACAAGTGCAATGTTAAGAAATGAACTGGAGATAAGTGATCTTGAAGAACACTTCTGGACAGATTCCAAGGTAGTGTTGGGATACGTGAATAATGATGCAAAGAGATTTCACGTGTTTGTGGCAAATAGGATTCAAAGGATACGGTCACTCACAGACCCACGACAGTGGCATCATGTACCATCTGAAAGTAATCCTGCAGACCATGCATCAAGAGGACTCAGTGTCCAACAGCTACTCAACTCTAACTGGTTTAAAGGTCCAGAGTTTTTGTGGCAAAGCGAGCTACCTGTTGAAAATGGCAAGTTTACGGAACTCAAGCCCAATGATCCAGAGCTAAAAACAGTACATGTGTTCAACACCAAAGTAGAAGAAAGGAGAACAATACTAGACCGTCTCACCAAATTCTCAGACTGGAGAAGAGCGGTTAAAGCTATTGCTCGTCTACAGAAATTTGTGAAGGATTTTAAAGGACTCACCCAAACAAAAGGTGAAAACACAAGTGTTGAAGACAGACAAAGGGCAGAACTGTTCATAATAAAACTTGCACAAGAAAACACATTCAGCAAAGAAATCAAGGACTTAACTAGAGGAAAAGGACTGTCAAACCAGTGTACCTTGATAGGCCAGTACACAAAACTGTGTTATTGCTAG